The Streptomyces sp. B3I8 nucleotide sequence GCAGCGGGTCACGTCCGGCGACCACACCCTCGTCATCGGCCGCGTCCTGACCGCCACCGCGCCCGACGCGGGCGCCGGGCCCCTGACGTACTTCCGCGGCCGCTACCGGACGCTCGGGTGAGGGCGGCCCTCGGACAGCCGGTCGGACACGCGGTCGGACGAGCCGACGACGGGTCGGCGAAGTGGGGCGACCCGGCCGATCGGTCGGCCGACCGGACGTAATCGGTCGGTCGGTCCGTGCGGTCGTGAAGGCGGTCAATGAGCCCCGTCATCGAGCCCCGTCATCGAGCCCCGTCATCGAGTCCGGTCATCGAGTCCGGTCATCGAGTCCGGTCATCGAGTCCGGTCATCGAGTCCGGTCATTGAGTCCGGTCATTGAGCGGTCCATGGGCCCGGCCGCAGGCGGCCGATTCGCCGCACCGCTCGGGCCGGCGTTGCATTCGCATCCATTCGCAGCATGCGATCGCATCCACTCGCATGCGGTCGAATGACGAGCACGGCGTGGCACGGCGCGGCGCGGCGCGGGAATTCACTGCCAGCCGCGGCCGGAACGCCCTCGCTTGGTATCGGAACGCTGTTTCTTCTCCCGCAGGCGCCGTTCGTTGATTCCCCGCGGGATCCGCGTCGGCCGGCGCGGCTTGGGCGGCGGCGCGGTCGCCTCGGCGAGCAGCGCGGCGAGACGCACGGCCGCCGCCTCGCGGTTACGCCATTGCGAACGGTGCTCGGAGGCCCGCACCATGAGCACGCCGTCGACCAGCCGCCCGTTCAACCGCTCCAGGGCACGCCGCTTCCACACCTCGGGCAGCGCCTCGGTCCGGGCCACGTCGAACCGCACCTCGACCTGGGTGTCGGTGGTGTTCACATGCTGCCCACCGGGCCCCGAGGAGCGCGAGAACTTCCACACGAGCTCGGCCTCGGGCAACGAGACGGAACCACGCACGACATACGGACCGGACATGCCTCCCATGTTCCCGGTCGACACCGGCCCACGTCACCAGGTTTTCGGGGATGCTGGGCGGGGATCGCCCCCGAGGGCACGGCAAGGTAAAAAAGGTAAAGACCCCGGAACCATCCGGGGGCCCCACCGCGTTCAAGGGGATAGCTGTCGCTTCGTCCCTCGAGGCGCCCACACGTACGCACGCGAACGAATCAAGGGAAGGGACTCCCAACAATGGCTGTAAGCCTGTCCAAGGGTGGCAACGTCTCGCTCACCAAGGAGGCTCCGGGCCTGACCGCCGTCACCGTGGGCCTCGGCTGGGACGTCCGCACCACCACCGGAACGGACTTCGACCTCGACGCCTCCGCCATCGCGGTCAACCCCCAGGGCAAGGTCTACTCCGACCAGCACTTCGTCTTCTTCAACAACAAGCAGACCCCGGACCAGACCATCGTCCACACCGG carries:
- the arfB gene encoding alternative ribosome rescue aminoacyl-tRNA hydrolase ArfB, whose product is MGGMSGPYVVRGSVSLPEAELVWKFSRSSGPGGQHVNTTDTQVEVRFDVARTEALPEVWKRRALERLNGRLVDGVLMVRASEHRSQWRNREAAAVRLAALLAEATAPPPKPRRPTRIPRGINERRLREKKQRSDTKRGRSGRGWQ